In Pyrus communis chromosome 1, drPyrComm1.1, whole genome shotgun sequence, the following are encoded in one genomic region:
- the LOC137736722 gene encoding cytochrome b-c1 complex subunit 6-1, mitochondrial-like yields MADEEPVDQKKYLEELCKPKCVKPLLEYQACVKRIQDDETGHKHCTGQYFDFWSCIDKCVAPKLFQKLK; encoded by the exons GGCGGACGAGGAACCTGTTGATCAAAAGAAGTACCTTGAAGAGTTATGCAAGCCAAAGTGTGTGAAACCTCTACTCGAGTATCAG GCATGTGTTAAGAGGATCCAAGATGATGAAACCGGGCACAAGCATTGTACTGGACAATATTTTGATTTCTGGTCTTGTATCGACAAATGT GTTGCTCCAAAGCTTTTCCAGAAACTGAAGTGA